The Kluyvera intermedia genome window below encodes:
- the ssb1 gene encoding single-stranded DNA-binding protein SSB1, producing MASRGVNKVILVGNLGQDPEVRYMPNGGAVANITLATSESWRDKATGEMKEQTEWHRVVLFGKLAEVAGEYLRKGSQVYIEGQLRTRKWTDQSGVEKYTTEVTVNVGGTMQMLGGRQGGGAPAGGNAGGGQQQGGWGQPQQPQGGNQFSGGAQSRPQQQPQSAPAQSNEPPMDFDDDIPF from the coding sequence ATGGCCAGCAGAGGCGTAAACAAGGTGATTCTCGTCGGTAACCTGGGCCAGGACCCGGAAGTGCGCTACATGCCGAATGGTGGCGCAGTTGCCAACATTACGCTGGCTACTTCCGAATCCTGGCGCGATAAAGCGACCGGTGAAATGAAAGAGCAGACCGAATGGCACCGCGTAGTGCTGTTTGGCAAGCTGGCGGAAGTTGCGGGCGAATACCTGCGTAAAGGCTCTCAGGTTTATATCGAAGGCCAGCTGCGTACCCGTAAATGGACCGATCAGTCCGGCGTTGAAAAATACACCACTGAAGTGACCGTGAACGTAGGCGGCACCATGCAGATGCTCGGCGGCCGTCAGGGCGGCGGCGCACCGGCTGGCGGTAACGCAGGCGGCGGCCAGCAGCAGGGCGGTTGGGGTCAACCTCAGCAGCCACAGGGCGGCAATCAGTTCAGCGGCGGCGCGCAGTCTCGCCCGCAGCAGCAGCCACAATCTGCACCGGCACAGTCTAACGAACCACCAATGGACTTCGACGACGATATCCCATTCTAA